A region of Streptomyces sp. TG1A-60 DNA encodes the following proteins:
- a CDS encoding ABC transporter substrate-binding protein translates to MLGSPSRFVRTWVSVAIVGSVLAGCGASTEPASEESAVADAKTDVTVEPIKATRRLTDANGVEISLNREPERIVCLFALCDDILTELGVVPTATNNALLAQPGFLGAEKAKKAAVVPGGFIAPEVEAILSHKPDLVIGLEDTHGKLAPALKGATTFWPMQPEEWQDSVGYLRDVAALTGRTAEGERAEKTFRTKLADAERTRSDKTALIIYGSDENFGVATPGTDVAAGLFPKLADYPWKSRGVEGSYSLEEILARDVDVLFVETISFGEPDGKLSEKLAKNPLWGKIPAVRNGDVHEVNSEVWAKGRGTRSLGIVLDEATAALR, encoded by the coding sequence ATGCTGGGCTCACCGTCGAGATTCGTCCGCACCTGGGTCAGCGTGGCGATAGTGGGTTCCGTCCTGGCCGGGTGCGGTGCGTCCACCGAACCCGCGAGTGAAGAGAGCGCAGTGGCCGACGCGAAGACCGACGTCACCGTGGAACCCATCAAGGCGACACGTCGGTTGACCGACGCGAACGGCGTCGAGATCTCGTTGAATCGGGAGCCGGAGCGCATCGTCTGCCTGTTCGCGCTCTGCGACGACATCCTGACCGAGCTGGGCGTCGTCCCCACGGCCACGAACAACGCCCTCCTGGCCCAGCCCGGATTTCTGGGGGCGGAGAAGGCGAAGAAGGCCGCCGTCGTCCCCGGCGGGTTCATCGCGCCCGAGGTGGAGGCGATCCTCTCCCACAAGCCCGACCTCGTGATCGGCCTCGAGGACACCCACGGCAAGCTCGCCCCTGCCCTGAAGGGCGCCACCACGTTCTGGCCCATGCAGCCCGAGGAGTGGCAGGACAGCGTCGGTTACCTGCGCGACGTCGCCGCGCTCACCGGCCGCACCGCCGAGGGCGAGAGGGCCGAGAAGACCTTCCGCACCAAGCTCGCCGACGCGGAACGGACCAGGAGCGACAAGACCGCGCTCATCATCTACGGCAGCGACGAGAACTTCGGCGTCGCCACCCCGGGGACGGACGTGGCCGCCGGACTGTTCCCCAAGCTGGCTGACTACCCGTGGAAGTCCCGGGGTGTGGAGGGCAGTTACAGCCTCGAAGAGATCCTCGCGCGGGACGTGGACGTGCTGTTCGTCGAGACGATCAGCTTCGGCGAGCCGGACGGCAAGCTGTCGGAGAAGCTGGCGAAGAACCCGCTGTGGGGGAAGATCCCGGCCGTGCGGAACGGCGACGTACACGAGGTGAACTCCGAGGTGTGGGCCAAGGGGCGCGGCACCCGCTCGCTGGGCATCGTCCTCGACGAGGCCACGGCCGCCCTGCGGTGA
- a CDS encoding nuclear transport factor 2 family protein: MEPTSTLAVANRYVDAVSAKDFAAVAGMFADGIVWHQPGAHRFSGSHRGGAAVGEFLGAQMAATQGTFDLALTGAPMINGDLVAIPVHFSAKCEGGEMSMGGVDVLRVEGDKIAEVWLFSADQEAEDAFFGA, translated from the coding sequence ATGGAGCCCACCTCCACGCTGGCCGTCGCCAACCGTTACGTCGACGCGGTGTCCGCCAAGGACTTCGCCGCCGTCGCGGGCATGTTCGCCGACGGCATCGTCTGGCACCAGCCCGGTGCCCACCGCTTCTCCGGCAGCCACCGCGGCGGGGCGGCGGTGGGCGAGTTCCTCGGCGCCCAGATGGCCGCCACGCAGGGGACGTTCGACCTCGCGCTGACCGGTGCCCCCATGATCAACGGCGATCTGGTCGCGATTCCTGTCCACTTCTCCGCCAAGTGTGAGGGCGGGGAGATGTCGATGGGCGGGGTCGATGTGCTGCGGGTCGAGGGCGACAAGATCGCGGAGGTGTGGCTGTTCTCGGCCGACCAGGAGGCGGAGGACGCCTTCTTCGGCGCCTGA
- a CDS encoding helix-turn-helix domain-containing protein codes for MPQHPAFDVMTATCPSRTSLARIANKWTAMVVIALSGGRLRFRDLRTTVDGISAKVLTETLRDLERDGIVTRHAYAEVPPRVEYELTALGRTLHAPLQALGRWAEEHVTEVLAARESYDAARQPVPARSGTRTED; via the coding sequence ATGCCACAGCATCCGGCGTTCGACGTCATGACGGCGACCTGCCCCTCCCGTACGTCGCTCGCTCGCATCGCCAACAAGTGGACGGCGATGGTGGTCATCGCCCTGAGTGGCGGACGCCTGCGCTTCCGCGACCTGCGCACCACCGTCGACGGCATCAGCGCGAAGGTGCTCACCGAGACGCTCCGCGACCTGGAGCGCGACGGAATCGTCACCCGGCACGCGTACGCGGAGGTCCCCCCGAGGGTCGAGTACGAGTTGACGGCACTGGGACGCACCCTGCACGCGCCCCTTCAGGCCCTGGGCCGCTGGGCCGAGGAACACGTCACCGAGGTACTCGCGGCGCGCGAGAGCTACGACGCCGCCCGGCAACCCGTCCCGGCGAGGTCAGGCACGCGGACGGAGGACTGA